In a genomic window of Aggregatimonas sangjinii:
- the prfA gene encoding peptide chain release factor 1 yields MIDKLNIVKQRFDEVSDLIIQPDIISDQKRYVQLTKEYKDLKDLCDKRDKYIELTDNIAEAEEIISDGSDAEMVEMAKMQLDDAKAALPKLEEDIKLMLIPKDPEDAKDVVMEIRAGTGGDEASIFAGDLFRMYTKYCESKGWKTNVIDLSEGTSGGYKEIHFEVSGDDVYGTLKFEAGVHRVQRVPQTETQGRVHTSAATVMVLPEAEDFDVQIEPKDVRVDFFCSSGPGGQSVNTTYSAVRLTHLPTGLVAQCQDQKSQHKNKEKAFKVLRSRLYDLELAKKQEEDAAKRNSQVSSGDRSAKIRTYNYAQGRVTDHRIGLTLYDLQNIINGDIQKIIDELSLVENTEKLKEASEIF; encoded by the coding sequence ATGATTGATAAATTAAACATAGTAAAACAACGTTTTGATGAGGTTTCCGACCTTATTATCCAACCCGATATTATTTCGGACCAAAAACGTTATGTACAATTGACGAAGGAATACAAAGACCTAAAAGACCTTTGTGACAAGCGTGATAAATATATTGAGCTGACGGATAATATTGCGGAAGCAGAGGAGATTATTTCCGATGGAAGCGATGCCGAAATGGTTGAAATGGCCAAGATGCAGTTGGATGACGCCAAAGCTGCACTTCCAAAATTGGAGGAGGACATCAAACTGATGCTTATTCCAAAAGACCCGGAAGATGCCAAGGATGTCGTGATGGAAATCCGTGCCGGCACCGGTGGTGACGAGGCAAGTATTTTCGCCGGGGATTTATTCCGAATGTATACAAAATATTGCGAATCGAAAGGTTGGAAGACCAACGTTATCGATTTAAGCGAAGGCACGAGCGGAGGTTATAAGGAGATTCATTTTGAAGTCTCTGGAGATGATGTGTACGGCACCTTAAAGTTTGAAGCTGGGGTACACCGTGTGCAACGCGTTCCACAAACGGAAACACAAGGTCGGGTTCATACCAGTGCCGCTACCGTTATGGTCTTGCCGGAAGCCGAGGATTTTGATGTACAAATAGAACCCAAGGATGTACGGGTCGATTTTTTCTGTTCTTCAGGCCCTGGGGGACAATCGGTAAATACCACCTATTCGGCAGTGCGTTTGACTCACCTCCCAACGGGATTGGTGGCGCAATGCCAAGATCAAAAGTCTCAGCATAAAAACAAAGAGAAAGCCTTTAAGGTACTACGCTCCAGACTCTATGATTTGGAACTCGCCAAGAAGCAGGAAGAAGATGCGGCCAAGCGTAATTCCCAGGTGAGTAGTGGTGACCGATCGGCAAAAATACGCACCTATAACTATGCACAGGGCAGGGTGACCGATCACCGTATTGGCTTAACGCTGTACGATTTGCAGAACATCATCAATGGCGATATTCAAAAGATTATCGATGAATTAAGTTTGGTCGAAAATACGGAGAAACTAAAAGAAGCTTCGGAGATTTTTTGA
- a CDS encoding PD40 domain-containing protein: MRPIKELLYLFFCVLAISCSDDAPIDSIDSPETIEDTILYSKNPNGHNELYRLQNGIESVVLSDESYDFWWPKVSPDRTKILVYRSAVNPDKNHDDYPNAELMLVNIDGSNPQVLIAKNENGWNAQGVCRWNKDGSKILMCAEVETESGLQWRLITTDNTGKNPKILSDHWAIDCNFSADNSSVVFMGFTDNMLSFDLTELELQQADYDAINDTVTNITALTQNQSRDHDPAFSPDGRKVVFSGGNAAYSDVDLMLYDMQSNQEWILLNDANANGGSMCWSPNGEYVYFHSLEVFKSPFRIKRIHVDTKKVETVLETVNDDFGFIHPEVYQ, translated from the coding sequence ATGCGACCTATAAAAGAATTGCTTTACCTGTTTTTTTGCGTACTTGCCATTTCGTGTAGCGACGATGCGCCAATCGACAGCATTGATAGTCCCGAGACCATCGAGGATACCATCTTATACTCGAAAAACCCGAACGGACACAATGAGCTATACCGATTGCAAAATGGTATAGAGTCTGTTGTTTTAAGTGATGAAAGCTATGATTTCTGGTGGCCTAAGGTAAGTCCTGACAGAACAAAAATACTGGTATACCGATCTGCGGTAAATCCGGATAAGAACCACGATGATTATCCGAACGCAGAGTTGATGTTGGTAAATATAGATGGCAGTAATCCGCAAGTGCTCATTGCTAAAAACGAGAACGGATGGAATGCCCAAGGCGTCTGTCGTTGGAATAAGGATGGAAGCAAAATACTCATGTGTGCCGAAGTAGAAACCGAATCCGGGTTGCAATGGCGATTGATTACCACGGACAACACAGGCAAGAATCCAAAAATCCTATCAGATCATTGGGCCATTGACTGTAATTTCTCAGCGGACAATAGTAGCGTTGTATTTATGGGTTTTACGGACAATATGCTCTCCTTTGACCTGACGGAATTAGAACTGCAGCAAGCGGACTACGATGCAATAAACGATACGGTAACCAACATTACGGCACTTACCCAAAACCAATCCCGTGACCACGACCCAGCGTTTTCGCCGGATGGTCGCAAGGTGGTTTTTTCTGGAGGTAATGCTGCCTATTCCGATGTTGACCTTATGTTATATGATATGCAGTCGAACCAAGAATGGATTCTGCTGAACGACGCCAATGCGAATGGTGGAAGCATGTGCTGGTCCCCAAACGGGGAATACGTCTACTTTCATAGCCTGGAAGTTTTCAAATCACCATTCCGTATCAAACGAATTCATGTAGATACGAAGAAGGTCGAAACAGTTTTAGAAACGGTAAACGACGATTTTGGCTTTATTCATCCCGAGGTATACCAATAG
- a CDS encoding FAD:protein FMN transferase, which produces MRMWLICVCFFLALHTSAQEKEYITVKKTTELMGSRFDISVVDVNEELGYISIDEAIAEVNRINKMLSSWDENSETSQINDNAGIKPVKVSLELFRLIERSKQISEFTEGAFDISFAAMDDIWKFDGSMTEIPSESEIENSIRNVGYQKIILDEKDKTVFLKEKGMKISFGAIGKGYAADRAKELLVSKRVKGGIINASGDLTTWGTKANGEKWMIGIANPMSKDKIFSWLPIVESSVATSGNAEKYVIIDSKKYGHLIDPRTGYPAMGINSVSIFAKSAEICDALATAVFIMGKEAGISLINQFGGTEVIIVDSDNKIHKSGGILFETD; this is translated from the coding sequence ATGAGGATGTGGCTGATATGTGTATGCTTTTTTCTAGCGCTCCATACCTCAGCGCAGGAGAAAGAATATATTACCGTCAAAAAGACCACTGAATTGATGGGCAGCCGTTTCGATATATCGGTCGTTGATGTAAATGAGGAACTTGGGTATATCAGTATTGACGAAGCAATTGCCGAGGTCAACCGAATCAATAAGATGTTATCGTCATGGGACGAAAATTCAGAGACCTCCCAAATCAACGATAACGCAGGTATCAAGCCTGTAAAAGTGAGTTTAGAACTATTTAGGCTTATTGAACGATCGAAGCAAATTTCGGAATTTACCGAGGGTGCTTTTGATATTTCCTTTGCGGCGATGGATGACATCTGGAAGTTTGATGGCTCTATGACAGAAATACCTTCCGAATCGGAAATCGAAAATTCGATACGGAATGTCGGGTATCAAAAAATCATTTTAGATGAAAAGGACAAGACCGTATTCCTAAAGGAAAAGGGAATGAAAATCTCGTTTGGCGCTATCGGCAAGGGATACGCCGCCGATAGGGCAAAAGAACTTTTGGTCTCTAAACGGGTTAAGGGTGGAATCATAAACGCCTCCGGCGACCTTACCACATGGGGTACCAAGGCGAATGGTGAAAAATGGATGATCGGTATTGCCAACCCGATGAGCAAGGATAAGATTTTTTCATGGCTACCTATTGTAGAATCCTCTGTAGCGACCTCTGGCAACGCTGAAAAGTATGTGATAATCGACTCTAAAAAATACGGCCATCTTATCGATCCGCGCACCGGTTACCCTGCTATGGGCATCAACAGCGTATCTATTTTTGCGAAAAGCGCCGAGATTTGCGATGCCCTTGCGACAGCTGTTTTTATCATGGGCAAGGAGGCAGGTATTTCGCTAATCAACCAATTTGGCGGTACCGAGGTGATTATTGTCGATAGCGATAATAAAATCCATAAAAGTGGTGGTATTTTATTTGAAACCGACTAA
- a CDS encoding thioredoxin family protein, whose product MKRFLILFALFLSAIAVAQSWETGYDEALSLAEETDRPLIVVFSGSDWCAPCIKLEREIWQAKDFQEYAAGHFVLYRADFPKKKKNRLSEELSRENGELSDKFNPNGYFPLVVLVNSKEQVLGTTSYKNLSPEEYITHLNSFLR is encoded by the coding sequence ATGAAACGATTTTTGATATTATTTGCGCTATTCTTATCGGCTATTGCAGTCGCCCAAAGTTGGGAAACCGGATATGACGAGGCGCTGTCATTGGCCGAAGAGACCGATAGGCCTTTGATAGTGGTTTTTTCCGGAAGTGATTGGTGTGCGCCCTGTATAAAATTAGAGAGGGAAATTTGGCAGGCGAAAGATTTTCAAGAGTACGCGGCCGGACATTTTGTTTTGTACCGCGCCGACTTTCCGAAAAAGAAGAAAAATCGCCTGTCTGAAGAATTGTCCCGAGAGAATGGTGAGCTATCCGATAAATTCAATCCGAACGGGTATTTCCCATTGGTCGTATTGGTCAACTCCAAAGAGCAAGTGCTAGGTACGACATCCTATAAAAATCTTTCTCCGGAGGAATACATTACCCATTTAAATTCATTTTTACGATGA
- a CDS encoding ubiquinol-cytochrome c reductase iron-sulfur subunit, with translation MERKEFLRSLGAGAAFALIFPCAQGCSKDEVVGNIKEVPTGVDFTIDLSSNEATNLANEGGYILKNDVVVARNLEGVLIAATQICSHQGYDQVRFVSDQGGIFHCDVHGSRFGQDGSPLNQIGNTTAKALKVYQTSVDGDILRVFE, from the coding sequence ATGGAAAGAAAAGAATTTTTACGTAGCCTCGGTGCTGGTGCCGCCTTTGCACTTATTTTCCCTTGTGCACAAGGTTGTTCTAAGGATGAAGTCGTTGGGAATATAAAAGAGGTGCCAACGGGAGTTGACTTTACAATAGACTTAAGTTCCAATGAAGCCACTAATCTGGCCAATGAGGGTGGGTATATTCTAAAAAACGATGTAGTCGTAGCCAGAAACCTCGAGGGTGTACTAATTGCCGCGACGCAGATTTGCAGCCATCAAGGATATGATCAAGTGCGCTTTGTCAGTGATCAAGGTGGCATCTTCCATTGCGATGTACACGGTTCGCGGTTCGGCCAGGACGGCAGCCCGTTGAATCAAATCGGAAATACCACGGCAAAGGCCTTAAAAGTCTATCAAACATCGGTAGATGGAGATATTTTAAGGGTCTTCGAATAG
- a CDS encoding AIR synthase related protein gives MSSDTSERYSQRGVSASKEDVHNAIKNVDKGLFPKAFCKIVPDYLTNDDAYCLIMHADGAGTKSSLAYMYWKETGDLSVWKGIAQDALIMNIDDLICVGATDNIMLSSTIGRNKNLIPGEVISAIINGTEELISDLKSHGISIHSTGGETADVGDLVRTIIVDSTVTARLKRSQVIDNANILAGDVIVGMASYGQATYEKEYNGGMGSNGLTSARHDVFSKYLSQKYPESYDSAVPESLVYSGSAKLTDVVADTPLDAGKLVLSPTRTYAPIIKKILEDYNASDIHGMVHCSGGAQTKILHFVENLHIIKDNLFPIPPLFRLIQEQSKTDWKEMYQVFNCGHRMELYVNPKVAEQLIAISESFGVPAQIIGRVADSTSRKLTISSEYGTFEY, from the coding sequence ATGAGTTCGGATACCAGCGAGAGATATAGCCAAAGAGGTGTTTCGGCATCTAAGGAAGACGTTCATAACGCCATTAAAAATGTTGACAAAGGCCTGTTCCCGAAAGCGTTTTGCAAAATCGTTCCTGATTATTTGACGAATGACGATGCTTATTGCCTGATTATGCATGCCGACGGTGCCGGTACCAAATCGTCCTTGGCCTACATGTATTGGAAGGAGACCGGAGATCTTTCGGTCTGGAAAGGGATTGCCCAAGATGCGCTGATCATGAACATCGATGATCTTATCTGTGTCGGGGCCACGGATAACATCATGTTGTCTTCTACAATCGGGCGAAATAAAAATCTGATTCCCGGAGAAGTAATTTCAGCTATTATCAACGGTACCGAAGAATTGATTTCCGATTTGAAATCCCACGGGATAAGCATTCATTCTACCGGTGGGGAAACGGCCGATGTGGGCGATTTGGTACGCACGATTATCGTAGATTCTACGGTAACAGCTCGCCTAAAACGTTCACAGGTTATAGACAATGCGAACATACTGGCGGGTGATGTCATTGTAGGCATGGCCTCCTACGGTCAGGCCACTTACGAGAAAGAGTATAACGGAGGCATGGGCAGTAACGGACTCACCTCTGCACGACATGATGTGTTTTCGAAATACCTGTCGCAAAAATACCCTGAAAGTTATGATTCGGCGGTTCCTGAATCGTTGGTGTATTCCGGAAGTGCGAAACTTACCGATGTTGTTGCCGATACTCCTTTAGATGCTGGTAAATTGGTGCTTTCCCCAACGCGAACCTATGCGCCGATCATTAAAAAAATATTGGAGGATTACAATGCGTCGGATATTCATGGTATGGTGCATTGTAGTGGGGGAGCGCAGACCAAAATACTTCACTTTGTTGAAAACCTTCACATCATCAAGGACAACCTCTTCCCGATTCCACCGCTGTTCAGATTAATTCAAGAGCAATCGAAAACCGATTGGAAGGAAATGTACCAAGTCTTCAATTGCGGGCATCGTATGGAACTTTATGTGAATCCTAAGGTAGCGGAGCAACTAATTGCCATTTCTGAAAGTTTCGGGGTGCCCGCCCAAATCATCGGCAGGGTGGCCGATAGTACGTCCAGAAAACTAACGATCAGCAGTGAATATGGTACTTTCGAGTACTAA
- a CDS encoding glutamine synthetase III translates to MSTQRFDAIIQSNTRVRTAVKETGRRSELFAVNVFNDERMLQYLTKDALASVKSAIFSGSKIDRKIADQVAEAMKGWAISMGATHYTHWFQPLTGATAEKHDAFFDLLPGGRALEKFGGGQLVQQEPDASSFPSGGIRNTFEARGYTAWDPTSPAFVYDTTLCIPTVFVSYTGEALDNKAPLLRALGAMDDAATAVAKYFDKNVSKVNATLGWEQEYFLIDKALAHSRPDLLMTGRTLIGNSAAKGQQLDDHYFGVIPQRAIGFMKDLEIECTRLGIPVKTRHNEVAPNQFELAPVFEEANLAVDHNLLLMDVMDKIADKHHFKVLFHEKPFAGINGSGKHNNWSLATDTGINLLSPGSTPMKNLQFLTFFINTIKAVDSYEELLRSSIASASNDHRLGANEAPPAILSIFIGKQLSEVLDELEGVSKGKLSPQEKTELKLNVVGKIPEILLDNTDRNRTSPFAFTGNKFEMRGVGSKTNCAKPMTVLNTIAAKQLVAFKKEVDALINKKNLKKDEAIFNVLREYIKTSKRIRFDGDGYSEAWQKEAKRRKLSNNKTTPEALKVLTTKESLDLFKSMKVMSETEVRARQEVELEAYIMHVQIEGRVYGQLVYNFVIPSAVDYQNKLLTNVLGMKDVYGAAHKKLSEGQLAIIESIAEHLTDLKKKTDIMTDARRKANKLTDSHKKALAYCNDVKPYFEEIRLNCDKLEKLVDNKVWPLTKYQELLFIK, encoded by the coding sequence ATGTCCACACAACGATTTGATGCCATAATACAAAGCAATACAAGAGTCCGTACCGCGGTTAAAGAAACTGGTCGGCGCTCGGAATTGTTCGCTGTAAACGTCTTTAACGACGAACGCATGCTACAATACCTTACAAAAGACGCCCTTGCCAGTGTAAAGAGCGCGATTTTCTCCGGTTCCAAAATCGATAGAAAAATAGCCGATCAGGTGGCCGAAGCGATGAAAGGTTGGGCTATTTCGATGGGCGCTACGCATTACACGCATTGGTTTCAGCCATTGACAGGGGCCACCGCTGAAAAGCACGACGCCTTCTTTGATCTTTTACCCGGTGGCAGGGCACTGGAAAAATTTGGTGGCGGTCAGTTGGTACAGCAGGAACCCGACGCATCTAGCTTTCCTAGCGGAGGTATCCGCAATACGTTCGAGGCACGTGGTTATACGGCTTGGGACCCCACTTCGCCTGCTTTTGTTTACGATACGACCTTATGCATTCCGACCGTATTCGTTTCGTATACCGGCGAGGCGCTCGACAACAAAGCACCCCTTTTAAGGGCATTAGGTGCTATGGACGACGCTGCGACGGCAGTGGCCAAATATTTTGATAAAAATGTTTCGAAGGTCAATGCAACACTCGGTTGGGAACAGGAATATTTTCTGATCGACAAGGCCTTGGCCCATTCCCGACCCGATCTCTTGATGACGGGGCGCACCTTGATCGGAAATTCGGCAGCCAAAGGGCAGCAACTGGACGACCATTATTTTGGAGTCATCCCGCAGCGGGCCATCGGTTTTATGAAAGATCTTGAAATTGAATGTACCCGACTGGGAATACCCGTAAAAACAAGGCACAATGAGGTTGCCCCCAATCAATTCGAGCTGGCTCCCGTTTTCGAAGAGGCCAATTTGGCGGTAGATCATAACCTGCTCTTGATGGATGTGATGGATAAAATTGCCGATAAACATCACTTTAAAGTATTATTTCACGAAAAACCCTTTGCAGGTATCAATGGATCCGGAAAACACAACAATTGGTCTTTGGCGACTGATACCGGTATAAATCTTTTGAGTCCGGGTTCAACGCCGATGAAGAACCTTCAATTTTTAACCTTTTTCATCAACACTATTAAGGCGGTCGATTCGTACGAGGAGTTGTTGCGTTCTTCGATTGCATCTGCCAGTAATGATCATCGCTTGGGGGCCAACGAGGCACCTCCTGCTATACTTTCCATCTTTATCGGAAAGCAACTGAGCGAGGTCCTGGATGAATTGGAAGGCGTCTCCAAAGGGAAGCTTTCCCCACAGGAGAAGACTGAGCTAAAGCTGAACGTTGTCGGAAAGATTCCTGAGATTTTATTGGACAATACGGACCGTAATCGCACCTCGCCCTTTGCATTTACTGGAAATAAATTCGAAATGCGGGGCGTGGGCTCAAAAACCAATTGTGCCAAGCCAATGACCGTCCTGAATACGATCGCGGCCAAACAGCTGGTCGCCTTCAAAAAAGAGGTGGACGCATTGATCAATAAGAAGAACCTGAAGAAAGACGAAGCGATATTCAATGTGCTGCGAGAGTATATCAAAACTTCGAAGCGAATTCGTTTTGATGGTGATGGCTATAGCGAGGCATGGCAAAAAGAGGCTAAACGCAGAAAGTTGAGCAACAATAAAACCACTCCTGAGGCCTTAAAGGTGTTGACAACCAAAGAGAGTCTAGACTTGTTCAAATCGATGAAGGTAATGAGCGAGACCGAAGTGCGTGCGCGACAGGAGGTTGAGCTGGAAGCGTATATCATGCATGTGCAGATCGAAGGTCGTGTGTACGGTCAATTGGTGTACAACTTTGTAATTCCTTCTGCGGTCGATTATCAAAACAAGCTGCTGACCAATGTTTTGGGGATGAAAGACGTTTACGGGGCCGCGCATAAAAAATTGTCCGAAGGGCAACTCGCTATCATCGAATCCATTGCCGAACATCTGACGGATTTAAAAAAGAAAACCGACATCATGACCGATGCCAGAAGAAAGGCCAATAAACTTACCGATAGTCATAAAAAGGCACTGGCCTATTGTAATGATGTAAAGCCATATTTTGAGGAGATTCGCCTGAATTGCGACAAGTTGGAAAAGTTGGTGGATAATAAAGTTTGGCCCTTGACAAAGTATCAAGAACTGTTGTTTATAAAGTAA
- a CDS encoding glutamine synthetase beta-grasp domain-containing protein, whose product MSKTKLEYIWLDGYFPTQNMRSKTKVVNDFGGKLEDCPMWSFDGSSTRQAEGGSSDCLLKPVAIFPDPARKNGFLVMTEVLNADGTPHVSNGRATIDDDDNDFWFGFEQEYFIMDTATELPLGFPRGGYPAPQGMYYCSVGGKNTHGRDLVEEHADLCIAAGLNFEGINQEVASGQWEFQLFAKGAKLAGDELWVARYLLDRLTEQYGYYIEYHPKPLGKDMDWNGSGMHANFSNTTLRTCGDKATYEKICEAFRPVVKEHIEVYGEFNDQRLTGDHETQSIDEFSFGISDRGASIRIPIATVESGWKGWLEDRRPASNGDPYKIAGRIVKTVKTANV is encoded by the coding sequence ATGAGCAAGACAAAATTAGAATATATCTGGTTAGATGGATATTTCCCAACACAGAACATGCGAAGCAAGACCAAAGTCGTGAATGATTTTGGTGGAAAACTGGAAGATTGCCCGATGTGGTCTTTCGATGGAAGTTCGACAAGACAGGCAGAAGGTGGATCTTCGGACTGCTTGCTAAAACCCGTTGCTATTTTCCCAGATCCGGCGAGAAAAAATGGCTTTTTAGTAATGACGGAAGTCTTAAATGCCGATGGAACTCCACATGTCTCTAACGGCAGGGCTACAATTGATGATGATGATAATGACTTTTGGTTCGGTTTCGAACAGGAATATTTTATAATGGATACCGCTACTGAACTTCCCTTAGGATTCCCCAGAGGTGGGTATCCCGCTCCACAAGGGATGTACTACTGCTCCGTAGGAGGTAAAAATACACACGGACGCGATTTGGTCGAGGAACATGCCGACCTCTGTATCGCAGCTGGACTTAATTTTGAAGGAATCAATCAGGAAGTAGCTTCGGGCCAATGGGAATTTCAATTGTTCGCAAAAGGAGCGAAATTGGCCGGAGACGAATTGTGGGTCGCCCGTTATTTATTGGATCGTTTGACCGAACAATACGGATACTATATCGAATACCACCCAAAACCACTTGGAAAAGATATGGATTGGAACGGTTCCGGTATGCATGCGAACTTCTCTAACACCACCTTGCGAACTTGCGGCGATAAAGCCACCTATGAGAAGATATGTGAAGCTTTCCGCCCAGTGGTAAAAGAACACATCGAAGTTTACGGAGAGTTCAACGACCAACGTTTGACCGGAGATCACGAGACCCAGTCCATTGATGAATTTAGTTTCGGTATTTCCGATAGAGGTGCTTCTATCCGAATTCCTATCGCGACCGTAGAAAGCGGATGGAAAGGGTGGTTGGAAGATAGAAGACCAGCATCTAATGGAGATCCTTATAAAATTGCCGGTAGAATCGTAAAGACGGTTAAAACCGCAAATGTATAG
- a CDS encoding calcium/sodium antiporter — MQHIVYILLGLILLIAGGNWLLKSAVAISLRLNIPKIVVGMTVVSFATSAPELIVSIKAALDGFPDLALGNVVGSNIANLGLVLGITILLSPIDVNKSFYKTDWPMMMFASLMFFGFIYFDQVLVLYEGVIMVVALFFFLVYLLRFQKPAVVEEESVEDILLPLYKTVLLLGLGGVALWGGSELLINGAVGMASAYGVSERVIGVTVVSVGTSIPELAASVIAVIKKEKAISLGNLIGSNIFNLLAVLGITAIITPIRVMDDGLLSNDIFWMLGISFLVLPLVFIPKGLRLGWRDGILLLGGYITFVYLTVQ, encoded by the coding sequence ATGCAGCATATAGTTTATATTTTACTAGGACTCATCCTATTGATTGCCGGTGGCAATTGGTTGTTGAAGTCGGCAGTCGCCATTTCCCTTCGTTTGAATATTCCGAAAATCGTAGTAGGTATGACCGTTGTCTCTTTTGCTACCTCGGCGCCAGAACTGATCGTAAGTATAAAGGCGGCCTTAGACGGTTTCCCGGATTTGGCCTTAGGCAACGTAGTCGGTTCCAATATTGCCAATCTGGGCTTGGTACTGGGTATTACCATTTTGCTGAGCCCGATCGATGTGAACAAAAGCTTCTACAAGACCGATTGGCCCATGATGATGTTCGCCTCTCTAATGTTCTTTGGATTTATTTATTTTGACCAGGTACTAGTGTTGTATGAGGGTGTGATAATGGTGGTGGCCCTCTTTTTCTTTTTAGTCTACCTGCTGCGATTTCAGAAACCTGCAGTCGTAGAGGAAGAAAGTGTCGAGGACATCTTGTTGCCCCTTTACAAAACTGTATTGCTCCTCGGATTGGGCGGTGTTGCCCTCTGGGGCGGTTCCGAATTATTGATCAACGGGGCCGTGGGTATGGCATCTGCCTATGGGGTGAGTGAGCGGGTGATCGGAGTAACCGTTGTGTCGGTAGGCACCAGTATTCCGGAACTGGCAGCATCGGTGATCGCTGTCATTAAAAAAGAAAAGGCCATTTCTTTGGGGAATCTTATAGGATCGAATATTTTCAATTTACTTGCTGTTCTGGGTATTACCGCAATTATCACCCCCATCCGTGTCATGGACGACGGACTGCTAAGCAATGATATATTTTGGATGTTGGGTATCTCTTTTTTGGTACTTCCGCTCGTTTTTATTCCCAAAGGTTTACGTTTGGGCTGGCGCGATGGTATCCTTTTGCTAGGGGGCTATATTACTTTTGTCTATTTAACCGTACAATAA
- a CDS encoding SsrA-binding protein yields the protein MKKSFFKFLAKVNKALLPSYTKKRLDLSKATKFQLALIGWRYYVTTNALG from the coding sequence GTGAAAAAATCATTCTTCAAATTTTTGGCCAAAGTCAACAAAGCACTGCTCCCCTCCTATACTAAAAAACGGTTAGATCTTTCAAAAGCGACCAAATTTCAGTTAGCGCTCATCGGCTGGCGATACTATGTGACCACCAACGCCCTTGGTTAG
- a CDS encoding adenine phosphoribosyltransferase, with translation MDFNDYIRDIQDFPQQGIVFKDITPLLQDKETLKKASEALFLLVGEHRIDKVVGMESRGFFFGPMLATKLNAGFVPVRKSGKLPAAKISQSYNLEYGTDILEIHEDSIQKGENVLIHDDVLATGGTAKAVCQLIERLGGNIIACNFLIELDFLSGRNNLNGYEVQSLLHY, from the coding sequence ATGGATTTTAACGACTATATCAGGGATATTCAGGATTTCCCTCAGCAAGGAATTGTTTTTAAGGATATTACACCACTATTACAAGACAAAGAAACGCTCAAAAAGGCCAGTGAGGCGCTGTTCTTACTTGTTGGAGAGCACCGAATAGATAAGGTAGTGGGAATGGAAAGTCGCGGATTTTTCTTCGGTCCAATGTTGGCCACCAAACTGAATGCAGGTTTTGTTCCTGTGCGTAAGAGCGGCAAATTGCCGGCTGCAAAAATCTCGCAAAGCTACAACCTGGAATATGGAACCGATATTTTGGAAATTCATGAAGACAGCATACAGAAAGGAGAAAATGTTCTGATTCATGACGATGTATTGGCTACAGGTGGTACGGCCAAGGCAGTTTGCCAACTTATAGAACGACTCGGGGGCAACATCATCGCCTGCAATTTTTTAATCGAACTAGATTTTTTAAGTGGAAGGAACAACCTAAACGGATATGAAGTTCAGTCCCTTTTACATTACTAA